One Scylla paramamosain isolate STU-SP2022 chromosome 5, ASM3559412v1, whole genome shotgun sequence genomic region harbors:
- the LOC135100339 gene encoding glutamate receptor ionotropic, delta-1-like — translation MAHPLREVLAEPEVLRGLAQNAAGFRFPRGAVVTVTAEHWRPYTIVAPGGEGCQRVSGPMGAILAVLAHTLNFTCRVVSPPDAVWGSQLPNGSWTGMIGQVVRQEVDLGLGPFGMIYSRTKAVDFSTLISFEARSILSRKGTPEINPWGFLFPLTGTVWSTVAAALAVVWLATLLVGRRPGASVSLTWTGDVFLQNVRVFLNQGLTGVVLGQGGVVMLGSWVVVAAVVFWSYTGNLTSLLAVRYIPQPIQTVRILLDDPSVTVIRVPMTYFAESISKMESGELRELHDLDKVGRVIYEASDLHSMVENYVRHGGYSLIDSAFSLDLLMADSFLKTKTCDFYKSRQMMFSTWNHVIVEKGNPLLPAVDHRIRAIVESGLFEHWMNNELHAYRSNCQFSPSIILVREPLSLANLWGLFLVLGAGMLLAANVFYLELSVPPKPTSKP, via the exons GTTTCCCAGAGGGGCGGTAGTCACGGTGACGGCTGAGCACTGGCGGCCATATACTATCGTGGCTCCGGGAGGGGAAGGTTGCCAGAGGGTGTCAGGACCCATGGGAGCCATACTCGCTGTTCTTGCTCACACACTCAACTTCAC GTGCAGGGTGGTGTCGCCGCCAGATGCTGTTTGGGGTTCCCAGCTGCCTAATGGTTCCTGGACGGGCATGATAGGCCAGGTGGTCCGCCAG GAAGTCGACCTCGGTCTCGGTCCATTTGGAATGATCTACAGCAGGACAAAAGCCGTGGATTTTTCTACACTTATTTCTTTCGAAGCTCGATCGATTCTATCCAGGAAGGGCACCCCTGAAATCAACCCGTGGGGGTTCCTGTTCCCACTGACGGGGACAGTGTGGAGTACGGTGGCGGCGGCCCTGGCGGTGGTGTGGCTGGCCACACTGCTGGTGGGGCGCCGACCTGGAGCCTCTGTTTCCCTGACCTGGACAGGAGACGTGTTTCTGCAGAACGTGCGGGTCTTCCTTAACCAAG GTCTGACGGGCGTTGTGCTTGGACAAGGCGGGGTGGTAATGTTGGGGtcgtgggtggtggtggcggccgtGGTGTTCTGGAGCTACACGGGCAACCTCACCTCCTTACTGGCGGTGAGATACATTCCACAACCCATCCAGACTGTGAGGATTCTACTTGACGATCCTTCCGTGACTGTCATCAGGGTTCCTATGACTTATTTTGCAGAAAGTATATCG AAAATGGAATCAGGAGAGTTGCGAGAACTACACGACCTGGATAAAGTGGGTCGTGTGATTTACGAGGCTTCAGACTTACATTCAATGGTTGAAAATTACGTGCGTCATGGCGGCTACTCCCTCATAGATTCTGCCTTTTCTCTTGATCTCCTGATGGCTGACAGCTTCCTCAAAACAA AAACGTGTGACTTCTACAAGTCAAGACAGATGATGTTCTCTACTTGGAACCACGTGATCGTGGAAAAAGGCAATCCCTTGTTGCCGGCCGTCGACCACAG GATAAGAGCGATTGTGGAATCCGGGTTGTTTGAGCACTGGATGAACAACGAACTCCATGCATACCGCAGCAACTGCCAATTCTCGCCCTCCATCATCTTGGTGAGGGAGCCGCTGTCCCTCGCCAACCTCTGG GGGTTGTTCTTAGTGCTCGGGGCAGGAATGCTGTTGGCAGCGAATGTCTTCTATCTGGAGCTGAGCGTTCCCCCGAAGCCAACAAGCAAACCATGA
- the LOC135100970 gene encoding glutamate receptor ionotropic, delta-1-like: MIGQVVRQEVDLGLGPFGMIYSRTKAVDFSTFLSFDAQSILSRKGTPEINPWGFLFPLTGTVWGTVAAALAVVWLATLLVGRRPGASVSLTWTGEVFLQNVRVFLNQGLAGVVLGQGGVVMLGSWVVVAAVVFWSYTGNLTSLLAVRYIPQPIQTVRILLDDPSVTVIRIPMTYFAESISKIESGELRELHDLDKVGRVIYETSDLYSMVENYVRHGGYSLIDAAFSLDLLMADSFLKTKTCDFYKSRQTMFFTGAYVIMEKGNPLLPAVDHRIRAIVESGLFEHWMNNELHAYRSNCQFSPSIILVREPLSLANLWGLFLVLGTGMLLAANVFYLELSVPPKPTSKP; the protein is encoded by the exons ATGATAGGCCAGGTGGTCCGCCAG GAAGTCGACCTCGGTCTCGGTCCGTTTGGAATGATCTACAGCAGGACAAAAGCCGTAGATTTTTCTACGTTTCTTTCTTTCGATGCTCAATCGATTCTATCCAGGAAGGGCACCCCTGAAATCAACCCGTGGGGGTTCCTGTTCCCACTGACGGGGACAGTGTGGGGTACGGTGGCGGCGGCACTGGCGGTGGTGTGGCTGGCCACACTGCTGGTGGGGCGCCGACCTGGAGCCTCTGTTTCCCTGACCTGGACAGGAGAAGTGTTTCTGCAGAACGTGCGGGTCTTCCTTAACCAAG GTCTGGCGGGCGTTGTGCTTGGACAAGGCGGGGTGGTAATGTTGGGGtcgtgggtggtggtggcggccgtGGTGTTCTGGAGCTACACGGGCAACCTCACCTCCTTACTGGCGGTGAGATACATTCCACAACCCATCCAGACTGTGAGGATTCTACTTGACGATCCTTCCGTGACTGTCATCAGGATTCCTATGACTTATTTTGCGGAAAGTATATCG AAAATTGAATCAGGAGAGTTGCGAGAGCTACACGACCTGGATAAAGTGGGTCGTGTGATTTACGAGACTTCAGATTTATATTCAATGGTTGAAAATTACGTGCGTCATGGCGGCTACTCCCTCATAGATGCTGCCTTTTCTCTTGATCTCCTGATGGCTGACAGCTTCCTCAAAACAA AAACGTGTGACTTTTACAAGTCAAGACAGACGATGTTCTTTACTGGGGCCTACGTGATCATGGAAAAAGGCAATCCCTTGTTGCCAGCCGTCGACCACAG GATAAGAGCGATTGTGGAATCCGGGTTGTTTGAGCACTGGATGAACAACGAACTCCATGCATACCGCAGCAACTGCCAATTCTCGCCCTCCATCATCTTGGTGAGGGAGCCGCTGTCCCTCGCCAACCTCTGG GGGTTGTTCTTAGTGCTCGGGACAGGAATGCTGTTGGCAGCGAATGTCTTCTATCTGGAGCTGAGCGTTCCCCCGAAGCCAACAAGCAAACCATGA